The Streptomyces sp. GSL17-111 region CGCCTCCTCCCTCCACGCCGCGGGGCGCCGGGCCCGCCGCACCGTCGAGGAGTCCAGAGAGCGGGTGGCCGCCGCGCTCGGAGCCCGACCCAGCGAGATCGTCTTCACCTCGGGCGGCACGGAGGCCGACAACCTGGCCGTCAAGGGCCTGTTCTGGGCCCGCCGCGCCGCCGACCCGCGCCGGACCCGCGTGCTGGCCAGCCCCGTCGAGCACCACGCGGTGCTCGACGCCGTGCACTGGCTGGCCGACCACGAGGGCGCCCGCGTGGAGTGGCTGCCCGTCGACGCCGTCGGCCGCGTCCACGCCGAGGCCCTGCGCGAGGCCCTCGCCCGCGACCCGCACGACGTGGCCCTCGCCACCGTCATGTGGGCCAACAACGAGATCGGCACCCTCCAGCCCGTCCCGGAGCTGGCGGCCGTGGCCGCCGAGGCGGGCGTGCCCCTGCACGCGGACGCCGTGCAGGCGCTCGGCCAGACCGCCGTCGACTTCGGCGCGACGGGTCTGGCCGCCATGGCCGTCAGCGGCCACAAGACCGGTGGCCCCTACGGCATCGGCGCCCTCGTGCTGGGCCGCGACCAGAGCCCGGAGCCGCTGCTGCACGGCGGCGGGCAGGAGCGCGACGTCCGCTCCGGGACGCTGGACGTGCCCGCCGTCGCCGCCTTCGCGGTCGCCGCCGAACACGCGGCGGCCCGGCACGCGGAGTTCGCCCGCGAGGTGGGCGCCCTGCGGGACACGCTGATCGAGGCCGTGCGGGCCGCCGTGCCCGACGCCGTCCTGGGCGGCGACCCGGACCCGGCGGGCCGACTGCCCGCCAACGCGCACTTCGCCTTCCCCGGCTGCGAGGGCGACTCCCTGCTGCTCCTGCTCGACGCCCAGGGCATCGAGTGCTCGACCGGTTCCGCCTGCACGGCCGGGATCGCCCAGCCCAGCCATGTCGTGCTCGCCACCGGGGCCGACCCGGAGCTGGCCCGGGGC contains the following coding sequences:
- a CDS encoding cysteine desulfurase family protein; protein product: MAYLDHAATTPMLPEAVRELTEQLTVTGNASSLHAAGRRARRTVEESRERVAAALGARPSEIVFTSGGTEADNLAVKGLFWARRAADPRRTRVLASPVEHHAVLDAVHWLADHEGARVEWLPVDAVGRVHAEALREALARDPHDVALATVMWANNEIGTLQPVPELAAVAAEAGVPLHADAVQALGQTAVDFGATGLAAMAVSGHKTGGPYGIGALVLGRDQSPEPLLHGGGQERDVRSGTLDVPAVAAFAVAAEHAAARHAEFAREVGALRDTLIEAVRAAVPDAVLGGDPDPAGRLPANAHFAFPGCEGDSLLLLLDAQGIECSTGSACTAGIAQPSHVVLATGADPELARGTLRFSLGHTSTAADVAALAEAIGPAVARARSAGLS